One stretch of Leptospira bourretii DNA includes these proteins:
- a CDS encoding family 43 glycosylhydrolase gives MNKQNIYWQLYQDDPILKPGFPSPVLADPSFLFPENCPDGLWHLFAHNIFGVQEFLSEDGIHWKKRKTVVWNAMRPFIFLEDGTYYLYYEKYKFLHVLMSWFPYRKWKSHIEVRTSKDLKSWSSSKTVITPKFPFHKDPKYGDSVSNPCLVKFGKKYRMYFSSSLVFIPDCGFCEPKHITVAEANSPLGPFSYFSDPILSPNEMDPFCNLGAGSIKVIEWKGRYLGFQNGIFWNPVRKESCSAILFLQSEDGIHFERINQTPILGPTGRGWKASHVYACDVKYSETEKIFILYFNARNKAHWTQGKEAIGLFVGKVEESKTSGTKSTKQIKKQKPTAKKKISKPKPKGKKSKR, from the coding sequence TTGAACAAACAAAATATCTATTGGCAACTTTACCAAGATGATCCAATTTTAAAACCCGGATTCCCATCCCCTGTTTTGGCGGATCCGAGTTTTTTATTCCCCGAAAATTGCCCTGATGGACTTTGGCATCTTTTTGCTCACAATATTTTTGGGGTTCAAGAATTCCTCTCGGAAGATGGAATCCATTGGAAAAAAAGAAAAACCGTGGTTTGGAATGCCATGCGTCCTTTTATCTTTTTAGAAGATGGAACTTATTATTTATACTACGAAAAGTATAAATTCCTTCATGTCCTTATGTCTTGGTTTCCTTATCGGAAGTGGAAGTCTCATATCGAAGTTCGAACCAGTAAAGATTTAAAATCTTGGTCTTCTTCCAAAACGGTTATTACTCCAAAATTTCCTTTTCACAAAGACCCAAAATATGGGGATTCAGTTAGTAATCCTTGTTTGGTGAAGTTTGGAAAAAAGTACAGAATGTACTTTTCTTCCTCTCTTGTTTTTATCCCTGATTGTGGATTTTGTGAACCAAAACATATTACCGTTGCCGAAGCAAACTCCCCACTAGGACCTTTTTCTTATTTTTCTGATCCCATTCTTTCTCCCAATGAGATGGATCCATTTTGTAACTTGGGTGCAGGTTCTATCAAAGTGATAGAATGGAAAGGACGTTACTTAGGATTTCAAAATGGGATTTTTTGGAATCCTGTTAGGAAAGAATCCTGTTCGGCCATTCTCTTTTTACAAAGTGAAGATGGGATTCATTTTGAACGTATCAACCAAACACCCATTCTTGGACCAACAGGAAGAGGTTGGAAAGCAAGCCATGTATATGCTTGTGATGTGAAGTATTCAGAAACAGAAAAAATCTTCATCCTCTATTTTAATGCTAGAAACAAAGCACATTGGACCCAAGGCAAAGAAGCCATTGGTCTTTTTGTAGGTAAGGTAGAAGAATCCAAAACTTCAGGGACCAAATCCACCAAACAAATCAAAAAACAAAAACCCACTGCGAAAAAGAAAATATCCAAACCAAAACCGAAGGGAAAGAAGTCTAAACGCTAA
- a CDS encoding pirin family protein, which produces MTKSLVGHSKDLGDNFVIRRVLPAMEKRSVGPFVFFDHFGPVPVVTGEELVVRAHPHIGLATITFLYDGVITHRDSLKVEMDIRPHETNWMVAGSGIVHSERSKFDPKYEILEGIQTWIALPKDKEEIDPSFEHFSEQEIPVLTKDGLVFRLLGGSFLGLHSPATVHSPLIYADIEIKQSADGVHWVLSDKEEAGLYVSRGAIESNGESYTVGSMVLFEKGTAVSFKAKQNSRLILLGGEPLTEKRHLFWNFVSTKQETIERAKERWAKDEFPKVPKETDRIPLPT; this is translated from the coding sequence ATGACAAAATCTCTTGTTGGACACTCAAAAGACTTAGGTGATAATTTTGTGATCCGTCGTGTTCTTCCGGCAATGGAGAAACGTTCGGTAGGACCCTTTGTTTTTTTTGATCACTTCGGTCCTGTACCTGTGGTGACTGGAGAAGAACTCGTTGTCCGAGCACATCCACATATTGGTCTTGCTACTATTACTTTTTTATATGATGGGGTTATCACTCATCGTGATAGTTTGAAAGTGGAAATGGACATTCGTCCTCATGAAACCAATTGGATGGTAGCCGGATCTGGAATCGTTCACAGTGAACGTTCAAAATTTGATCCTAAATACGAAATATTAGAAGGCATCCAAACATGGATTGCATTGCCGAAAGATAAAGAAGAAATAGATCCTAGTTTTGAACATTTTTCAGAACAAGAAATTCCTGTTTTAACAAAAGATGGATTGGTCTTTCGTTTGTTAGGTGGTAGTTTTTTAGGATTGCATTCCCCAGCCACTGTCCATTCCCCTTTGATTTATGCTGATATTGAAATCAAACAAAGTGCAGATGGTGTCCATTGGGTTCTTTCTGATAAAGAAGAAGCGGGACTTTATGTGTCTCGTGGTGCGATCGAATCTAACGGGGAATCTTATACAGTAGGATCTATGGTTTTATTCGAAAAAGGAACTGCTGTATCCTTTAAGGCCAAACAAAATAGCCGTTTGATTTTACTGGGTGGAGAACCACTTACAGAAAAAAGACATTTATTTTGGAACTTTGTTTCGACTAAACAAGAAACCATCGAAAGAGCAAAGGAAAGATGGGCAAAAGATGAATTTCCGAAAGTCCCTAAAGAAACAGATCGAATTCCTTTGCCCACTTAA